The following are encoded in a window of Thermococcus sp. MV5 genomic DNA:
- a CDS encoding cupin domain-containing protein — translation MVVKAEEAERVENPHGVDVRALLRRENVKVMVVILNPKEELKRHTTPVDAFIYILKGNALVEVGEEKENVKKDTLVFLPKDVPHAVKNVGGLSLKFLIIKLG, via the coding sequence ATGGTTGTTAAAGCTGAAGAGGCTGAGAGGGTTGAAAACCCCCATGGGGTGGATGTTAGAGCTCTGTTGAGAAGGGAAAACGTTAAGGTAATGGTGGTGATATTAAACCCGAAAGAGGAGCTTAAAAGACATACTACTCCAGTAGATGCTTTTATTTATATTTTAAAAGGGAATGCCCTTGTAGAGGTTGGAGAAGAAAAAGAAAATGTGAAGAAAGATACTTTGGTCTTTCTTCCAAAGGATGTTCCACATGCGGTTAAGAATGTTGGTGGTTTGTCATTAAAATTTTTGATAATAAAACTTGGTTGA
- a CDS encoding Xaa-Pro peptidase family protein, with product MVGNIFKKRIERFQSLLKREGIDGAVIRTLSTFVYFTGTKWLRPSLLIPAEGQPIVIVAKGEAELFRERSWIENIIEFQKTEELMANVTVWIKKNGFSKIGMEFSVERDSYVLFFELFKKLNPEVEIMDVRGLSMELRMIKDDWELENIRKAGKIAVKGMKVAEEEIKPGKSELQIAAEITRELMLNGSEEPKVYVAATPRAHAEPFRDVKVKEGRIVSVVIGADWNHYYANITRSFPVGEISERGRKAIEAMENAYRVSIERTKPGVKFIQVEKEIERIYHEKGLEKYYIVGYTHGVGLLIEEDPITTIVVPHRAMVAKEGMVLAMVHAPLMIPEGAVKKEDTFIMGKKLENVTEY from the coding sequence ATAGTGGGGAATATATTTAAAAAACGGATCGAGCGTTTTCAGAGTCTCCTTAAAAGGGAGGGAATTGATGGTGCTGTCATAAGAACACTTTCAACTTTTGTTTACTTTACAGGTACAAAGTGGCTCAGACCCAGTCTTTTGATACCTGCCGAGGGCCAACCCATAGTCATTGTGGCTAAAGGAGAAGCTGAGCTTTTTAGAGAGAGAAGCTGGATTGAAAATATTATAGAGTTTCAAAAGACCGAAGAGCTGATGGCAAATGTCACAGTATGGATAAAGAAAAATGGTTTCTCAAAGATTGGAATGGAGTTTAGCGTTGAAAGGGACTCATACGTCTTATTTTTCGAATTGTTCAAAAAACTTAATCCTGAAGTGGAAATAATGGATGTCAGAGGCCTTTCTATGGAACTGAGAATGATAAAAGATGATTGGGAACTTGAGAACATTAGAAAGGCAGGGAAAATAGCTGTAAAAGGTATGAAAGTAGCTGAGGAAGAGATAAAACCTGGAAAAAGTGAACTTCAGATAGCAGCAGAAATAACCAGAGAACTCATGCTCAACGGTAGCGAAGAACCAAAGGTTTATGTGGCAGCAACTCCAAGAGCACATGCTGAGCCATTTAGAGATGTTAAGGTGAAAGAGGGAAGAATAGTATCAGTGGTTATAGGAGCAGACTGGAACCACTATTATGCCAACATCACCCGCTCATTTCCGGTGGGAGAGATAAGCGAAAGGGGTAGAAAGGCAATCGAGGCAATGGAAAATGCTTATAGGGTGAGTATTGAACGCACAAAGCCAGGGGTTAAGTTCATTCAGGTTGAAAAAGAAATTGAAAGGATCTATCATGAGAAGGGGCTTGAGAAGTACTACATAGTGGGCTATACCCATGGCGTTGGATTACTAATTGAAGAAGATCCCATAACCACGATAGTAGTCCCACATAGAGCAATGGTAGCAAAAGAAGGAATGGTTCTAGCAATGGTTCATGCTCCGCTCATGATACCCGAAGGAGCAGTAAAAAAGGAGGACACTTTTATAATGGGCAAAAAATTGGAAAACGTAACGGAATACTAG